In Mycolicibacterium aubagnense, the DNA window GGGTCCGCGCGGTGCGTTGGTGCGCGGCGTCCTGGACCGGGCTTTCCGAAAGCACCCGGCGCCAGAGGAATTCCGGGTTACGCCACGAAACCCGGTGCAGGTCAACGGAATTCCTTTGGCCGAGCTGCCGGACCCCGGCCGGGTGCGAATTCCGCCGATGGTGGCCGGCAGTCTCCGGATCGGTGGGGTGATCTGTGGGGAACCGTCGTACGACCCGGAATTCGACATGGCCGATTTCGTGGTGCTGATCAACCGCGACATGGTGCACAAGCTGTATCTCGCTCGGCTCACCCGGGACCATGTCCAGGCTTGAGGCCGACATGCTCGGGGTCGGATTCGGGCCGTCGAATCTGGCACTCGCGGTGGCCCTCGCCGAGCGTGGCGTGCGCGGCCGATTCGTCGATGCCCAGCCGCGGTTCGGTTGGCACCGCGACATGCTGTTGCCCGGAACCCGCATGCAGATCCCGTTCCTCAAAGACTTGGTGACGCTGCGTAATCCGCAGAGCGCATACACCTTCGTGAACTATCTGAATGACCGCGGCCGGCTCATTGATTTCATCGGCCGCCACGACGTGTTTCCCAGCCGGCATGAGTTCCACGACTACCTGCAGTGGGCCGCCGACCAGTTCGCCGCCGACGTACAGTACGGCCGCCGGGTGGTGCGGGTGACGGCGACCGATAACGGATTCGAGGTGCACCTGGACCCTGGCGAGGTCGTCGCGGCACGCACCCTGGTGCTGGGCACCGGCCTGCACCCGGTGTTGCCCGCCGGGACGGAGCCGACACGGCGGCAGTGGCACAGCCACCAACTGCTCAGTGCTTTGGCGGCTCTGGGATCGCCGGAAGTGGGCCGCTTCGCTGTGGTGGGTGCAGGACAGAGCGCCGCCGAGGTGGTCGGCTATCTGCACCATGCTTATCCGCTGGCCGAGGTGCACGCCGTGTTCGGCCGTTACGGGTACAGCCTCGCCGACGACAGCGCGTTCGTGAACCGCATCTTCGACCCGTCGGCGGTCGACGAGTTCTACGGCGCGGACAGCGCGGAGCGGCAGCGGTTGCTCGACTATCACCGCTCGGCCAACTATTCGGCCGTCGACGTCGACCTCATCGCGGACTTGTATGAGCGCGAGTACGGCGAACGCGTGGGCGGGGACCGGAGACTGTTTCTCCACCGTGCCTGCGCAGTCGTCGGCGCCGACGAGGACGACGTCGAGGTCCGGCTCGGCGTGCGCAACCTCATCGACAACACGACCGAGACGGTGCGCTGCGATGCCGTGGTGTACGCGACCGGATACGCGCCGATGGATGTGGCGGCGTTCCTGGGCGAGCTGGCGTCCTGCTACGAATTCGATGCGCAGGGCCGGCCGGTGGCCACGCGCGACTATCGGCTGGTGGCCAGGCCAGGTGCTCCCGGCGACATCTATCTCAATGGTGCGACCGTCGAACACAGCCACGGCCTGGGCGCGACGCTGCTGTCGAACGTGGCAGTCCGCAGCGGGGAGATCGCGGCAGCGATCAGCCCGTGACGGTCAGATAGATCAGCACCACGTTCAGCACTGAAATCAGCACGGCCACAGCCCATCCGAGCGTCGTGACGGCCCGGTGGTTGATGTTCTCGCCCATCAGGGCGCGGTTACTGGTCAGCCGAACCAGCGGAATCAGCGCGAACGGGATGCCGAACGACAGCACTACCTGGGACAGCACCAGCGCGCGCGTCGGGTCGAATCCGATGGCCAGCACCACCAGGGCGGGAATCACAGTCACGGCCCGGCGCAGCAGCAACGGGTAGGACCGGTTGAGCAGGCCCTGCATGATCATGGCGCCGGCATACGCCCCGACCGACGAGGACGCCAGGCCCGAAGCCAGCAGACCGATGGCGAAGCACAGCGCGACCGCCGGACCCAAGGCGTTGCCGACCGCGGCATACGCGCCCTCGATGGTGTCGGTGCCGTCGACGCCTTGCAGATTGGTGGCCGCCGCGAGCAGCATCGCCAGGTTCACCCCGCCGGCGACCACCATCGCCAGACCGACGTCGACGCGGGTGATCCGCAGCATGCGCCGCAGGGGAGCGCCAGGCTCCGGTTTCCCGTGCCGGTCCCGGGCCAGGCCCGAGTGGAGGTAGACGACGTGCGGCATGACCGTCGCGCCGAGGATCGCGGTGGCCAGTAGCAGGCTCTCGGTGCCGGTGAAGCGCGGCACCATTCCCCCGAGCACGTCGCCGGCCGCGGGCGGCTCGACGACCAGGCTGGCCAAGAAGCCGATGGTGATGATCAGCAGCAATCCGCCGATGACCCGCTCAAAGGCGCGCTGGCCGCCGCGGTTCTGCACCGATAGCAGGCCCATGGACACCACTCCGGTGATCACGCCGCCCAGCAGCATCGGCAGCCCGAACAACAGTTGCAAGGCGA includes these proteins:
- a CDS encoding Nramp family divalent metal transporter translates to MLTESRTSSRPTWSLLGPAFVAAIAYVDPGNVAANMSAGAKFGFLLVWVILLANVMAGLVQYLSAKLGLTTGRSLPELVADNCRTPTRIAFWVQAELVAVATDLAEVVGGAIALQLLFGLPMLLGGVITGVVSMGLLSVQNRGGQRAFERVIGGLLLIITIGFLASLVVEPPAAGDVLGGMVPRFTGTESLLLATAILGATVMPHVVYLHSGLARDRHGKPEPGAPLRRMLRITRVDVGLAMVVAGGVNLAMLLAAATNLQGVDGTDTIEGAYAAVGNALGPAVALCFAIGLLASGLASSSVGAYAGAMIMQGLLNRSYPLLLRRAVTVIPALVVLAIGFDPTRALVLSQVVLSFGIPFALIPLVRLTSNRALMGENINHRAVTTLGWAVAVLISVLNVVLIYLTVTG
- a CDS encoding lysine N(6)-hydroxylase/L-ornithine N(5)-oxygenase family protein; protein product: MSRLEADMLGVGFGPSNLALAVALAERGVRGRFVDAQPRFGWHRDMLLPGTRMQIPFLKDLVTLRNPQSAYTFVNYLNDRGRLIDFIGRHDVFPSRHEFHDYLQWAADQFAADVQYGRRVVRVTATDNGFEVHLDPGEVVAARTLVLGTGLHPVLPAGTEPTRRQWHSHQLLSALAALGSPEVGRFAVVGAGQSAAEVVGYLHHAYPLAEVHAVFGRYGYSLADDSAFVNRIFDPSAVDEFYGADSAERQRLLDYHRSANYSAVDVDLIADLYEREYGERVGGDRRLFLHRACAVVGADEDDVEVRLGVRNLIDNTTETVRCDAVVYATGYAPMDVAAFLGELASCYEFDAQGRPVATRDYRLVARPGAPGDIYLNGATVEHSHGLGATLLSNVAVRSGEIAAAISP